The proteins below are encoded in one region of Drosophila santomea strain STO CAGO 1482 chromosome 3R, Prin_Dsan_1.1, whole genome shotgun sequence:
- the LOC120452515 gene encoding autophagy-related protein 13 homolog: MSAQRLNAAERDLEKFIKFLVLKSTQVVVQSRLGEKMQTQCNPLAGSDWFNIAVQDHPEVLDETKRALNLKTGESILQRLPLCVEISLKTTEGDQMVLEVWSLDLLQPQNGSSPATNDLNTEGQTLKAAHAIYNRMGIMLKSLISLTRTTPAYKLSRRQCPDSYGIFYRIYVDRPQVHTLGEGHKHVKIGQLSTIVGSLVMSVAYRTKLTISPTAAQSESNTIMLKSDHFRPATDANTPGNQQQLQNGTAVAKKLGLGALNPAQGTADRRFIDIEKPLRPGAFTDMGKLKQYTEDDFVLPETPPFEWLLRGRGSVESLNRLDNNSVASVNSSNNNNNAQDSKFNLISNLNNNSAGFKSFEKNSENSVSPIKSLLIPASATATYRHHSEPALQPPPDDDNLLKELHFPFASPTSHVNDLAKFYRECYHAPPLKGLNELQAEISSLSSTPPANSVSSGGPACGPTAAATAIATSAVDASAMDDLSRQLEQFETSLEDYDKLVSQFGLTGSSSTGSRSSGGLQMSN; this comes from the coding sequence atGTCGGCGCAGCGTCTAAATGCAGCAGAGCGGGATTTGGAGAAGTTCATCAAGTTCCTAGTCTTGAAGTCCACCCAGGTGGTGGTGCAGTCCCGACTAGGCGAGAAAATGCAGACGCAGTGCAACCCACTGGCGGGCAGCGATTGGTTCAATATAGCCGTGCAGGATCATCCGGAGGTCCTGGACGAAACCAAGCGGGCCCTGAACCTAAAGACCGGAGAGAGCATTCTACAGCGCCTGCCATTGTGCGTGGAAATATCGCTGAAAACGACTGAGGGTGACCAGATGGTGTTGGAGGTATGGTCCCTGGACCTGCTCCAGCCCCAGAATGGTTCCTCCCCGGCCACCAATGACCTGAACACCGAGGGTCAGACCCTGAAGGCAGCCCACGCCATCTACAACCGCATGGGCATCATGCTCAAGTCCCTCATATCGCTGACCCGCACCACGCCCGCGTACAAGTTATCCCGGCGCCAGTGTCCCGATTCGTATGGCATCTTCTACAGGATCTACGTGGACAGGCCGCAGGTCCACACCCTGGGCGAGGGTCACAAGCACGTAAAGATCGGACAACTCAGCACGATTGTTGGCTCGCTGGTCATGTCCGTGGCCTACCGCACCAAGCTGACCATCTCGCCCACGGCTGCCCAGTCAGAGAGCAACACCATCATGCTTAAGTCGGATCACTTTAGACCCGCCACGGATGCCAATACACCTggcaaccagcagcagcttcaAAATGGCACTGCCGTGGCTAAGAAACTCGGTTTGGGTGCCCTTAATCCCGCCCAGGGGACAGCCGATCGGCGCTTTATTGATATAGAGAAGCCGTTGCGACCAGGAGCCTTCACAGATATGGGCAAGCTAAAGCAGTACACTGAGGACGACTTTGTGTTGCCAGAAACTCCGCCTTTCGAGTGGCTTTTACGGGGTCGCGGCTCTGTGGAGTCCCTCAATCGCCTGGATAACAATTCGGTCGCCAGTGTGAACAGCagtaataacaacaacaatgcgcaGGACAGTAAATTCAACCTGATCAGCAATCTCAACAACAACTCTGCGGGTTTCAAGAGCTTCGAGAAGAACTCGGAAAACTCAGTATCGCCAATAAAGAGCCTGCTGATCCCCGCCAGCGCCACAGCCACATATCGTCACCATTCAGAGCCGGCGCTACAACCACCGCCTGATGATGATAATCTGCTAAAGGAGCTCCACTTTCCCTTCGCCTCGCCCACGTCGCACGTAAACGATCTGGCCAAGTTCTACAGGGAATGCTACCACGCGCCACCGCTTAAGGGTCTCAATGAACTGCAGGCAGAGATCTCATCGCTTTCCTCGACCCCGCCAGCAAACAGTGTATCCAGCGGAGGACCAGCATGCGGTCCGACGGCAGCGGCCACAGCGATCGCTACTAGTGCCGTCGACGCCAGCGCCATGGACGATCTGTCCCGGCAACTGGAGCAGTTCGAGACGTCGCTGGAGGACTACGACAAGCTGGTCTCGCAGTTCGGACTTACGGGCTCCTCGTCGACGGGTAGCCGCAGCAGTGGTGGCCTCCAAATGAGCAACTGA
- the LOC120451852 gene encoding LIM and senescent cell antigen-like-containing domain protein 1 isoform X3, which yields MSLSAMHCTRCADGFEPTEKIVNSNGELWHTQCFVCAQCFRPFQDGIFYEFEGRKYCERDFHVLFAPCCNKCGEFVIGRVIKAMSASWHPQCFRCQLCAKELADCGFIKNQNRALCHECNAKVKAEITGRYVCQKCHGLIDEEPLRFRGEVYHGYHFSCTACGTELDSTAREVKSRPGLAANDMNELYCLRCHDKMGIPICGACRRPIEERVVTALGKHWHVEHFVCAKCEKPFLGHRHYEKRGLAYCETHYHQLFGNLCFVCNQVIGGDVFTALNKAWCVHHFACSVCDTKMTQKSKFYEYDEKPVCKKCYDRFPNELRRRLRTAHEMTMKKNT from the exons ATGTCGCTGAGTGCAATGCATTGCACGCGATGCGCCGACGGCTTCGAGCCCACTGAGAAGATTGTCAACTCCAATGGAGAACTCTGGCACACACAGTGCTTTGT ATGTGCCCAGTGCTTCCGACCCTTCCAGGATGGCATATTCTACGAGTTCGAGGGCCGCAAGTACTGTGAACGCGACTTTCACGTGCTCTTCGCTCCCTGCTGCAACAAGTGCGGCGAGTTCGTCATCGGACGGGTCATCAAGGCCATGTCAGCTAGCTGGCATCCACAGTGCTTCCGCTGCCAATTGTGCGCCAAGGAGCTGGCTGATTGCGGGTTCATCAAGAACCAGAACCGCGCCTTGTGCCACGAGTGCAATGCCAAGGTGAAGGCGGAGATTACCGGCCGCTATGTATGCCAAAAATGCCA CGGCCTCATCGACGAGGAGCCTTTGCGTTTCCGGGGTGAAGTGTACCACGGCTATCACTTCAGTTGCACGGCCTGCGGCACCGAGTTGGATTCCACTGCTCGGGAAGTCAAGAGCCGGCCAGGATTGGCTGCTAACGATATG AACGAGCTCTATTGTCTGCGTTGTCACGATAAAATGGGCATTCCCATATGTGGCGCCTGTCGTCGGCCGATTGAGGAGAGGGTGGTTACGGCGCTCGGAAAGCACTGGCATGTGGAGCATTTCGTTTGCGCCAAGTGCGAGAAGCCCTTCTTGGGTCACCGCCATTACGAGAAGCGGGGATTGGCCTACTGCGAGACGCACTATCATCAGCTGTTTGGCAACCTGTGCTTCGTCTGCAACCAGGTTATTGGAGGCGATG TTTTCACTGCCTTGAACAAGGCATGGTGTGTGCACCACTTTGCGTGCTCAGTGTGTGACACAAAGATGACACAAAAGTCAAAATTCTACGAGTACGACGAGAAGCCAGTGTGCAAAAAGTGCTATGACCGGTTTCCGAACGAACTGAGACGACGTCTGCGAACCGCCCACGAGATGACAATGAAAAAGAACACCTAA
- the LOC120451851 gene encoding uncharacterized protein LOC120451851 isoform X1, with translation MQAQNAVAGAQLAKAKGKCVHCAVAAERICQRCGDFYCSKDCQREDWLRHRYICIPLPALVYPNAYNVFQSDGETTLEGSCSVSADKSAVEASPLPINRSAIIPDLKCDNADSIRLTAANNDVPIPLHTSNSISSRNNDTNGKQKTISPPNANMPPSGGVVYIAAFSSSNRCYIRDASESADTAFVRVCQQVNTTAKNLHKINNPPPVGFCLARHNDKYWRARVLKSGKQKYCLLLVDLGIVKPITSSDLKAISFELLSLPCFLRLVQLKNVLNYDFSNEVIAFHSQFVGMKYMLTYIKSPGCYYVDLVDTLFNSSVNEKIRAFIGNMKSLGSPHSGVKYETSYSSDGPQPSQVDQAITISAVESSQAVSQSAETMGQKILQKPEEQNACDKNKDTLKQHVHLTGQESIYDSDKVDQLKPQIDPQIMSDAYEREKNTVPDDHLKNDLIKRIIDQGINKLDPREIVSEHLLSRQSTKDANIQIYSTDARNDNGKVTATDNKNIEPGTEGASYNEVGFKDENKPAFPAYRETKTTPTTASKPKDQDIKQFLTQCLSSKTNYPIEFPNIKEQLELLSIYKTSAQENEIVMPKIEPVLKPPFELRRFSIETKEGIDVFIVDSSKKNRGIFGAFDSNYASEFSTLHSRLSEITDCQPYKPVLREYVLARFEGSWYRGKVEQIIVVPQQQTKYRVMYLDYTNVEDITETDIRRFPSDLNTPCATNLCVIDEFPHKLNAAQISYLSEALKVHQLVHIESVNYLNHIAVIKSRSLIQKLLSLSVHHN, from the exons ATGCAGGCACAAAATGCAGTTGCCGGTGCTCAA CTTGCGAAAGCCAAAGGAAAATGCGTACATTGCGCAGTCGCAGCGGAAAGGATCTGTCAGCGCTGCGGGGACTTCTACTGTTCCAAGGACTGTCAGCGAGAGGATTGGCTACGTCATCGTTACATCTGCATCCCGCTGCCCGCGTTGGTTTATCCCAATGCATATAACGTGTTCCAGAGCGACGGGGAAACAACTTTAGAGGGGTCCTGTTCGGTTAGTGCTGATAAATCAGCAGTCGAGGCGTCGCCACTCCCCATCAATCGATCAGCCATTATTCCGGATCTGAAGTGCGATAATGCCGACAGTATCAGGCTTACTGCAGCCAATAATGATGTTCCCATTCCTCTTCATACATCCAATAGCATCTCCTCGAGAAACAACGATACCaatggaaaacagaaaaccatTTCTCCGCCAAATGCGAACATGCCGCCCAGCGGTGGTGTGGTATACATTGCTGCATTCTCATCCAGTAATCGCTGCTATATTCGCGATGCCAGCGAATCTGCAGACACAGCATTTGTCCGAGTTTGCCAACAG GTTAATACCACAGCTaagaatttgcataaaataaataatccacCACCAGTTGGATTCTGCCTAGCTCGTCATAATGACAAATATTGGCGAGCAAGGGTGTTGAAATCCGGTAAACAAAAGTACTGCTTATTATTGGTTGATCTTGGAATCGTAAAGCCTATAACTTCTTCCGATTTAAAGGCTATAAGTTTTGAGTTATTATCTCTGCCTTGTTTCCTTCGACTGGTGCAGCTTAAGAACGTATTGAACTATGACTTTTCCAATGAAGTCATTGCCTTCCACTCGCAATTCGTGGGTATGAAATATATGCTAACCTATATAAAGAGCCCTGGATGTTACTACGTGGACCTAGTGGACACGTTGTTTAATTCTTCGGTCAATGAAAAGATAAGAGCATTTATCGGCAATATGAAGTCGTTAGGAAGTCCACATTCTGGCGTTAAGTATGAGACGTCATATTCCTCAGATGGTCCTCAACCTTCACAAGTTGATCAAGCCATTACAATTTCTGCAGTCGAAAGTTCTCAGGCTGTGTCTCAATCAGCTGAAACCATGGGTCAAAAAATATTACAGAAACCCGAAGAACAGAATGCGTGCGACAAAAATAAGGACACACTTAAGCAGCATGTTCATCTAACAGGACAGGAATCTATATACGATTCCGATAAAGTTGATCAACTAAAGCCACAGATTGATCCTCAGATAATGAGCGATGCATATGAAAGAGAGAAAAATACCGTCCCTGATGACCATTTAAAGAATGATCTTATTAAGAGGATTATTGATCAGGGTATCAATAAGTTAGATCCAAGAGAAATTGTTAGTGAACATTTGCTTTCCCGACAAAGCACCAAGGAtgcaaatatacaaatatattctACTGATGCTCGAAACGATAATGGAAAGGTCACTGCTACagataataaaaatatagaacCGGGTACTGAAGGAGCCTCATATAATGAAGTGGGCTTTAAAGATGAGAATAAACCCGCATTCCCCGCTTATAGGGAAACTAAAACTACTCCGACCACTGCATCAAAACCAAAGGATCAAGACATAAAACAGTTCTTAACACAGTGCTTATCATCAAAAACTAACTATCCAATAGAATTTCCAAATATTAAAGAACAATTGGAACTTCTCTCCATCTATAAAACTAGCGCtcaagaaaatgaaattgtaatGCCGAAAATCGAACCTGTGCTAAAACCT CCTTTTGAGCTGCGTAGATTTTCCATTGAAACTAAGGAAGGCATTGATGTTTTCATTGTGGACagttcaaaaaaaaatcgtgGAATTTTTGGGGCTTTTGACAGCAACTACGCCTCCGAATTTTCCACCTTGCACTCTCGCTTATCAGAAATTACAGATTGCCAACCGTATAAGCCAGT gcTCAGGGAATATGTGCTTGCCCGATTTGAGGGTTCCTGGTATCGCGGCAAAGTGGAACAGATTATAGTTGTTCCACAGCAGCAGACAAAGTACCGAGTAATGTACCTGGATTACACAAACGTAGAGGACATAACTGAGACGGATATACGTCGCTTTCCGTCAGACCTCAACACTCCCTGTGCCACAAACCTTTGCGTGATTGATG AATTCCCGCACAAACTGAATGCGGCACAGATTTCCTATCTGTCGGAGGCCTTGAAGGTTCATCAGCTGGTTCATATAGAAAGTGTCAACTATCTCAACCATATAGCCGTAATTAAATCGCGAAGTCTAATTCAGAAGCTGCTGAGCTTGTCTGTACACCACAACTAA
- the LOC120451852 gene encoding LIM and senescent cell antigen-like-containing domain protein 1 isoform X1, translating to MMYSKAEVVQAANMSLSAMHCTRCADGFEPTEKIVNSNGELWHTQCFVCAQCFRPFQDGIFYEFEGRKYCERDFHVLFAPCCNKCGEFVIGRVIKAMSASWHPQCFRCQLCAKELADCGFIKNQNRALCHECNAKVKAEITGRYVCQKCHGLIDEEPLRFRGEVYHGYHFSCTACGTELDSTAREVKSRPGLAANDMNELYCLRCHDKMGIPICGACRRPIEERVVTALGKHWHVEHFVCAKCEKPFLGHRHYEKRGLAYCETHYHQLFGNLCFVCNQVIGGDVFTALNKAWCVHHFACSVCDTKMTQKSKFYEYDEKPVCKKCYDRFPNELRRRLRTAHEMTMKKNT from the exons ATGATGTACTCCAAGGCTGAAGT AGTCCAGGCAGCGAACATGTCGCTGAGTGCAATGCATTGCACGCGATGCGCCGACGGCTTCGAGCCCACTGAGAAGATTGTCAACTCCAATGGAGAACTCTGGCACACACAGTGCTTTGT ATGTGCCCAGTGCTTCCGACCCTTCCAGGATGGCATATTCTACGAGTTCGAGGGCCGCAAGTACTGTGAACGCGACTTTCACGTGCTCTTCGCTCCCTGCTGCAACAAGTGCGGCGAGTTCGTCATCGGACGGGTCATCAAGGCCATGTCAGCTAGCTGGCATCCACAGTGCTTCCGCTGCCAATTGTGCGCCAAGGAGCTGGCTGATTGCGGGTTCATCAAGAACCAGAACCGCGCCTTGTGCCACGAGTGCAATGCCAAGGTGAAGGCGGAGATTACCGGCCGCTATGTATGCCAAAAATGCCA CGGCCTCATCGACGAGGAGCCTTTGCGTTTCCGGGGTGAAGTGTACCACGGCTATCACTTCAGTTGCACGGCCTGCGGCACCGAGTTGGATTCCACTGCTCGGGAAGTCAAGAGCCGGCCAGGATTGGCTGCTAACGATATG AACGAGCTCTATTGTCTGCGTTGTCACGATAAAATGGGCATTCCCATATGTGGCGCCTGTCGTCGGCCGATTGAGGAGAGGGTGGTTACGGCGCTCGGAAAGCACTGGCATGTGGAGCATTTCGTTTGCGCCAAGTGCGAGAAGCCCTTCTTGGGTCACCGCCATTACGAGAAGCGGGGATTGGCCTACTGCGAGACGCACTATCATCAGCTGTTTGGCAACCTGTGCTTCGTCTGCAACCAGGTTATTGGAGGCGATG TTTTCACTGCCTTGAACAAGGCATGGTGTGTGCACCACTTTGCGTGCTCAGTGTGTGACACAAAGATGACACAAAAGTCAAAATTCTACGAGTACGACGAGAAGCCAGTGTGCAAAAAGTGCTATGACCGGTTTCCGAACGAACTGAGACGACGTCTGCGAACCGCCCACGAGATGACAATGAAAAAGAACACCTAA
- the LOC120451852 gene encoding LIM and senescent cell antigen-like-containing domain protein 1 isoform X2 codes for MPPVQVQAANMSLSAMHCTRCADGFEPTEKIVNSNGELWHTQCFVCAQCFRPFQDGIFYEFEGRKYCERDFHVLFAPCCNKCGEFVIGRVIKAMSASWHPQCFRCQLCAKELADCGFIKNQNRALCHECNAKVKAEITGRYVCQKCHGLIDEEPLRFRGEVYHGYHFSCTACGTELDSTAREVKSRPGLAANDMNELYCLRCHDKMGIPICGACRRPIEERVVTALGKHWHVEHFVCAKCEKPFLGHRHYEKRGLAYCETHYHQLFGNLCFVCNQVIGGDVFTALNKAWCVHHFACSVCDTKMTQKSKFYEYDEKPVCKKCYDRFPNELRRRLRTAHEMTMKKNT; via the exons ATGCCGCCCGTGCA AGTCCAGGCAGCGAACATGTCGCTGAGTGCAATGCATTGCACGCGATGCGCCGACGGCTTCGAGCCCACTGAGAAGATTGTCAACTCCAATGGAGAACTCTGGCACACACAGTGCTTTGT ATGTGCCCAGTGCTTCCGACCCTTCCAGGATGGCATATTCTACGAGTTCGAGGGCCGCAAGTACTGTGAACGCGACTTTCACGTGCTCTTCGCTCCCTGCTGCAACAAGTGCGGCGAGTTCGTCATCGGACGGGTCATCAAGGCCATGTCAGCTAGCTGGCATCCACAGTGCTTCCGCTGCCAATTGTGCGCCAAGGAGCTGGCTGATTGCGGGTTCATCAAGAACCAGAACCGCGCCTTGTGCCACGAGTGCAATGCCAAGGTGAAGGCGGAGATTACCGGCCGCTATGTATGCCAAAAATGCCA CGGCCTCATCGACGAGGAGCCTTTGCGTTTCCGGGGTGAAGTGTACCACGGCTATCACTTCAGTTGCACGGCCTGCGGCACCGAGTTGGATTCCACTGCTCGGGAAGTCAAGAGCCGGCCAGGATTGGCTGCTAACGATATG AACGAGCTCTATTGTCTGCGTTGTCACGATAAAATGGGCATTCCCATATGTGGCGCCTGTCGTCGGCCGATTGAGGAGAGGGTGGTTACGGCGCTCGGAAAGCACTGGCATGTGGAGCATTTCGTTTGCGCCAAGTGCGAGAAGCCCTTCTTGGGTCACCGCCATTACGAGAAGCGGGGATTGGCCTACTGCGAGACGCACTATCATCAGCTGTTTGGCAACCTGTGCTTCGTCTGCAACCAGGTTATTGGAGGCGATG TTTTCACTGCCTTGAACAAGGCATGGTGTGTGCACCACTTTGCGTGCTCAGTGTGTGACACAAAGATGACACAAAAGTCAAAATTCTACGAGTACGACGAGAAGCCAGTGTGCAAAAAGTGCTATGACCGGTTTCCGAACGAACTGAGACGACGTCTGCGAACCGCCCACGAGATGACAATGAAAAAGAACACCTAA
- the LOC120451851 gene encoding uncharacterized protein LOC120451851 isoform X2 — MQAQNAVAGAQLAKAKGKCVHCAVAAERICQRCGDFYCSKDCQREDWLRHRYICIPLPALVYPNAYNVFQSDGETTLEGSCSVSADKSAVEASPLPINRSAIIPDLNISSRNNDTNGKQKTISPPNANMPPSGGVVYIAAFSSSNRCYIRDASESADTAFVRVCQQVNTTAKNLHKINNPPPVGFCLARHNDKYWRARVLKSGKQKYCLLLVDLGIVKPITSSDLKAISFELLSLPCFLRLVQLKNVLNYDFSNEVIAFHSQFVGMKYMLTYIKSPGCYYVDLVDTLFNSSVNEKIRAFIGNMKSLGSPHSGVKYETSYSSDGPQPSQVDQAITISAVESSQAVSQSAETMGQKILQKPEEQNACDKNKDTLKQHVHLTGQESIYDSDKVDQLKPQIDPQIMSDAYEREKNTVPDDHLKNDLIKRIIDQGINKLDPREIVSEHLLSRQSTKDANIQIYSTDARNDNGKVTATDNKNIEPGTEGASYNEVGFKDENKPAFPAYRETKTTPTTASKPKDQDIKQFLTQCLSSKTNYPIEFPNIKEQLELLSIYKTSAQENEIVMPKIEPVLKPPFELRRFSIETKEGIDVFIVDSSKKNRGIFGAFDSNYASEFSTLHSRLSEITDCQPYKPVLREYVLARFEGSWYRGKVEQIIVVPQQQTKYRVMYLDYTNVEDITETDIRRFPSDLNTPCATNLCVIDEFPHKLNAAQISYLSEALKVHQLVHIESVNYLNHIAVIKSRSLIQKLLSLSVHHN, encoded by the exons ATGCAGGCACAAAATGCAGTTGCCGGTGCTCAA CTTGCGAAAGCCAAAGGAAAATGCGTACATTGCGCAGTCGCAGCGGAAAGGATCTGTCAGCGCTGCGGGGACTTCTACTGTTCCAAGGACTGTCAGCGAGAGGATTGGCTACGTCATCGTTACATCTGCATCCCGCTGCCCGCGTTGGTTTATCCCAATGCATATAACGTGTTCCAGAGCGACGGGGAAACAACTTTAGAGGGGTCCTGTTCGGTTAGTGCTGATAAATCAGCAGTCGAGGCGTCGCCACTCCCCATCAATCGATCAGCCATTATTCCGGATCTGAA CATCTCCTCGAGAAACAACGATACCaatggaaaacagaaaaccatTTCTCCGCCAAATGCGAACATGCCGCCCAGCGGTGGTGTGGTATACATTGCTGCATTCTCATCCAGTAATCGCTGCTATATTCGCGATGCCAGCGAATCTGCAGACACAGCATTTGTCCGAGTTTGCCAACAG GTTAATACCACAGCTaagaatttgcataaaataaataatccacCACCAGTTGGATTCTGCCTAGCTCGTCATAATGACAAATATTGGCGAGCAAGGGTGTTGAAATCCGGTAAACAAAAGTACTGCTTATTATTGGTTGATCTTGGAATCGTAAAGCCTATAACTTCTTCCGATTTAAAGGCTATAAGTTTTGAGTTATTATCTCTGCCTTGTTTCCTTCGACTGGTGCAGCTTAAGAACGTATTGAACTATGACTTTTCCAATGAAGTCATTGCCTTCCACTCGCAATTCGTGGGTATGAAATATATGCTAACCTATATAAAGAGCCCTGGATGTTACTACGTGGACCTAGTGGACACGTTGTTTAATTCTTCGGTCAATGAAAAGATAAGAGCATTTATCGGCAATATGAAGTCGTTAGGAAGTCCACATTCTGGCGTTAAGTATGAGACGTCATATTCCTCAGATGGTCCTCAACCTTCACAAGTTGATCAAGCCATTACAATTTCTGCAGTCGAAAGTTCTCAGGCTGTGTCTCAATCAGCTGAAACCATGGGTCAAAAAATATTACAGAAACCCGAAGAACAGAATGCGTGCGACAAAAATAAGGACACACTTAAGCAGCATGTTCATCTAACAGGACAGGAATCTATATACGATTCCGATAAAGTTGATCAACTAAAGCCACAGATTGATCCTCAGATAATGAGCGATGCATATGAAAGAGAGAAAAATACCGTCCCTGATGACCATTTAAAGAATGATCTTATTAAGAGGATTATTGATCAGGGTATCAATAAGTTAGATCCAAGAGAAATTGTTAGTGAACATTTGCTTTCCCGACAAAGCACCAAGGAtgcaaatatacaaatatattctACTGATGCTCGAAACGATAATGGAAAGGTCACTGCTACagataataaaaatatagaacCGGGTACTGAAGGAGCCTCATATAATGAAGTGGGCTTTAAAGATGAGAATAAACCCGCATTCCCCGCTTATAGGGAAACTAAAACTACTCCGACCACTGCATCAAAACCAAAGGATCAAGACATAAAACAGTTCTTAACACAGTGCTTATCATCAAAAACTAACTATCCAATAGAATTTCCAAATATTAAAGAACAATTGGAACTTCTCTCCATCTATAAAACTAGCGCtcaagaaaatgaaattgtaatGCCGAAAATCGAACCTGTGCTAAAACCT CCTTTTGAGCTGCGTAGATTTTCCATTGAAACTAAGGAAGGCATTGATGTTTTCATTGTGGACagttcaaaaaaaaatcgtgGAATTTTTGGGGCTTTTGACAGCAACTACGCCTCCGAATTTTCCACCTTGCACTCTCGCTTATCAGAAATTACAGATTGCCAACCGTATAAGCCAGT gcTCAGGGAATATGTGCTTGCCCGATTTGAGGGTTCCTGGTATCGCGGCAAAGTGGAACAGATTATAGTTGTTCCACAGCAGCAGACAAAGTACCGAGTAATGTACCTGGATTACACAAACGTAGAGGACATAACTGAGACGGATATACGTCGCTTTCCGTCAGACCTCAACACTCCCTGTGCCACAAACCTTTGCGTGATTGATG AATTCCCGCACAAACTGAATGCGGCACAGATTTCCTATCTGTCGGAGGCCTTGAAGGTTCATCAGCTGGTTCATATAGAAAGTGTCAACTATCTCAACCATATAGCCGTAATTAAATCGCGAAGTCTAATTCAGAAGCTGCTGAGCTTGTCTGTACACCACAACTAA